A single Alphaproteobacteria bacterium DNA region contains:
- a CDS encoding phospholipase D-like domain-containing protein has translation MSIFCKNAFLFFVVFMGQFAEARSPAEQRYITPDRLIVYPKHDGRSARDSLIQEINQATETIQMSAYQIKDTAIVDSLIGRAKSGVTVELVVEEDPYRHDFNKDNSQKSQVKRLLDAGVRVYGRPLNLKERYPTGHYHARYILIDSKRFIITTGNFDETTFDHCRDFAVAFSKKDHPGEFSLLERLFEKDAHNELFPDMPPLSSVIIGPDHNREKIIAFLRTAQKTIKLYQQYLNDPEIVKVIGRLIKEKGIKVDVIIMPYPIGYDKQDPNAVSQDQLKAAGADVRLILDLYAHARAVIVDDRYAFVGTTSLSPPCLDNNREVNLLIQGPIVEKMVEIFEDDQQQAVSLEEGRKKALETRRDWNLVSPQSN, from the coding sequence ATGTCAATTTTTTGTAAAAATGCTTTCCTGTTTTTTGTTGTTTTCATGGGGCAGTTTGCTGAGGCTCGATCCCCAGCGGAACAAAGGTACATCACACCAGACCGGCTTATTGTCTATCCGAAACATGATGGACGATCGGCCCGGGATTCCCTTATCCAGGAAATCAACCAAGCGACAGAGACTATTCAAATGTCAGCGTATCAGATCAAAGATACGGCGATCGTTGATTCCCTGATAGGTCGTGCCAAAAGCGGGGTCACGGTTGAGCTTGTTGTGGAAGAAGATCCTTATCGACATGATTTTAACAAAGATAATAGTCAAAAATCCCAAGTGAAACGTTTGCTGGATGCAGGCGTTCGTGTTTATGGACGTCCCCTCAACCTGAAGGAAAGATATCCAACCGGCCATTATCATGCGCGCTATATTCTGATTGATTCAAAGCGTTTTATCATTACTACGGGAAACTTTGATGAAACAACGTTTGATCACTGTCGTGATTTTGCGGTTGCTTTTAGCAAAAAAGATCATCCGGGGGAATTTTCACTTCTTGAAAGACTTTTTGAGAAAGATGCCCATAACGAACTTTTTCCTGACATGCCCCCCCTGTCTTCTGTCATTATTGGCCCCGATCATAACAGGGAAAAAATTATTGCCTTTTTAAGGACAGCGCAAAAAACGATTAAGCTATATCAGCAATATTTAAATGATCCTGAAATTGTAAAGGTCATAGGGCGGCTTATAAAAGAAAAGGGCATAAAGGTTGATGTGATTATCATGCCCTATCCAATAGGGTATGATAAGCAGGATCCTAATGCTGTATCGCAAGACCAATTAAAGGCTGCGGGTGCAGATGTGCGGTTGATTTTGGATCTTTATGCGCATGCGCGAGCTGTTATTGTTGATGATCGATATGCTTTTGTTGGTACGACAAGTTTGTCACCCCCGTGTCTTGATAACAATCGAGAGGTCAATCTTTTAATTCAGGGTCCCATTGTGGAAAAAATGGTGGAAATATTTGAGGACGATCAGCAACAAGCGGTTTCTCTGGAAGAGGGGCGAAAAAAAGCCCTAGAAACACGGCGAGATTGGAATCTTGTATCGCCGCAGTCAAATTAG